The proteins below come from a single Comamonas antarctica genomic window:
- the mltA gene encoding murein transglycosylase A, whose translation MVHQTIAIKTTNASNASSKISPMNLNLLRLATMALIVGTLAACSTRPIATADPSPIPDLQPHATSPAPLAGAPVAFPKSRWQPVAWSELPGFETDALHEAWNAWVKNCERPTAAFAGLCSEVRRLSIASGEEQRAWMQAKFQPYRVEAGDGNADGLLTAYYEPQLDAARLPGNGYNVPLYRVPAGFGTRKPWYTRQQIDTLPEAQAALAGRAIAYLRDPVDAMILHIQGSGRLRLTEANGQVRQVRVAYGGTNDQPYKSVGRWLLDQGLVRDATWPGISAWIAANPARVNEMLWSNPRYVFFREEPLEGLDAEFGPKGALGVPLTPGRSIAVDRQSIPYGTPVWLSTPGPTVALNRMVFAQDTGSAILGAVRADYFTGWGVEAGEIAGRLKQNLRLWTFWPRHLTPGASR comes from the coding sequence ATGGTCCACCAGACAATAGCGATCAAAACGACCAATGCCAGCAACGCTTCAAGCAAAATCAGTCCCATGAATCTCAACCTCCTGCGCCTTGCGACAATGGCGTTGATTGTAGGAACCCTTGCCGCGTGTTCCACACGCCCCATTGCCACGGCCGATCCTTCCCCCATTCCGGACCTGCAGCCGCATGCCACCAGCCCCGCGCCGCTGGCCGGCGCGCCGGTGGCATTTCCCAAGAGCCGCTGGCAGCCGGTGGCCTGGAGCGAGCTGCCAGGGTTTGAAACCGATGCCCTGCACGAAGCCTGGAACGCCTGGGTCAAGAACTGCGAACGCCCGACGGCGGCCTTTGCCGGGCTGTGCAGCGAAGTGCGGCGCCTGAGCATTGCCTCGGGCGAGGAACAGCGCGCCTGGATGCAGGCCAAGTTCCAGCCCTACCGCGTCGAGGCCGGCGACGGCAACGCCGACGGCCTGCTGACCGCCTATTACGAGCCCCAGCTCGATGCCGCGCGCCTGCCCGGCAACGGCTACAACGTTCCGCTGTACCGCGTGCCCGCGGGCTTCGGCACGCGCAAGCCCTGGTATACGCGCCAGCAGATCGACACCCTGCCCGAAGCCCAGGCGGCATTGGCCGGCCGCGCGATTGCCTATCTGCGCGACCCGGTCGATGCCATGATCCTGCACATCCAGGGCTCGGGCCGGCTGCGGCTGACCGAAGCCAACGGCCAGGTGCGCCAGGTGCGCGTGGCCTATGGCGGCACCAACGACCAGCCCTACAAGAGCGTGGGCCGCTGGCTGCTCGACCAGGGCCTGGTACGCGACGCGACCTGGCCCGGCATCAGCGCCTGGATCGCCGCCAACCCGGCGCGCGTCAACGAAATGCTGTGGAGCAATCCGCGCTATGTGTTCTTCCGCGAGGAGCCGCTGGAAGGCCTGGATGCGGAGTTCGGCCCCAAGGGCGCGCTGGGCGTGCCGCTGACGCCGGGCCGCTCGATTGCCGTGGACCGCCAGAGCATTCCCTATGGCACGCCGGTCTGGCTGTCGACGCCCGGTCCGACGGTGGCGCTCAACCGCATGGTGTTCGCCCAGGACACGGGCAGCGCCATCCTGGGTGCGGTACGCGCCGATTACTTCACCGGCTGGGGCGTCGAAGCCGGCGAGATCGCGGGCCGGCTCAAGCAGAACCTGCGGCTGTGGACCTTCTGGCCACGCCACCTGACGCCGGGCGCCAGCCGCTGA
- a CDS encoding OmpA family protein, whose translation MRKNILVAATAAVMLITGCANTGMTDTQRRTATGAGVGALAGAVLGSATGGKAGTGAVVGAGVGALGTYIWSQNMEKQKREMEAATQGTGIAVSQTNDNQLKLDIPSDISFDTGRSDIKSNFAPVLDRFADSLRNNVNTDVRIIGHTDSTGTDAINNPLSLQRANSTRNYLTSRGVGGTRIQTDGRGSYEPIASNSTNEGRARNRRVEIFVGERQAR comes from the coding sequence ATGCGCAAAAACATCTTGGTAGCGGCAACGGCTGCAGTCATGCTCATCACGGGTTGCGCCAACACCGGCATGACCGATACCCAGCGCCGCACGGCCACCGGTGCCGGCGTGGGCGCGCTGGCTGGCGCGGTGCTGGGCTCGGCCACGGGCGGCAAGGCCGGCACCGGCGCCGTGGTGGGCGCGGGCGTGGGTGCACTGGGCACCTACATCTGGTCGCAGAACATGGAAAAGCAAAAGCGCGAAATGGAAGCCGCGACCCAGGGCACGGGCATTGCGGTGTCGCAGACCAATGACAACCAGCTGAAGCTGGACATCCCCAGCGACATCTCGTTCGACACCGGCCGCTCGGACATCAAGAGCAACTTCGCTCCGGTGCTCGACCGCTTTGCCGACAGCCTGCGCAACAACGTCAACACCGACGTGCGCATCATCGGCCACACCGACAGCACCGGCACCGACGCCATCAACAACCCGCTGTCGCTGCAGCGCGCCAACAGCACGCGCAACTACCTGACCTCGCGCGGCGTGGGCGGCACCCGCATCCAGACCGATGGCCGTGGCTCGTATGAGCCGATTGCCTCGAACAGCACCAACGAAGGCCGCGCGCGCAACCGCCGCGTCGAGATCTTCGTGGGCGAACGCCAGGCACGCTGA
- a CDS encoding response regulator transcription factor, whose protein sequence is MEPVQNATVYIVDDDADVREALAWLLRSRRLLSESFDCAESFLEMLQSQSPARHPCCLLLDMRMTGMSGLALFNQLLAEGQLAAMPVIFLTGHADVPTAVDTVKRGAFDFCEKPFSDNALVDRIEQALAASDQHLARMRERDALRTRLTELTDRERDVMRLVVEGIPNKLIADQLDISVRTVEVHRSRVFDKMQVKSAVELANLLRHDG, encoded by the coding sequence ATGGAACCCGTACAAAACGCCACCGTCTACATCGTGGATGACGACGCCGATGTGCGCGAAGCCCTGGCCTGGCTGCTGCGCTCGCGCCGGCTGCTCAGCGAGTCCTTCGACTGCGCCGAATCCTTTCTCGAGATGCTGCAGTCGCAGTCGCCGGCGCGCCATCCCTGCTGCCTGCTGCTCGACATGCGCATGACCGGCATGAGCGGCCTGGCGCTGTTCAACCAGCTGCTGGCAGAAGGACAGCTCGCGGCAATGCCGGTGATCTTTCTCACCGGCCATGCAGACGTGCCCACGGCCGTCGACACCGTCAAGCGCGGCGCGTTTGATTTCTGCGAGAAGCCGTTTTCGGACAATGCGCTCGTCGACCGCATCGAGCAGGCACTGGCGGCGTCGGACCAGCACCTGGCGCGCATGCGCGAGCGCGATGCACTGCGCACGCGCCTGACCGAGCTGACCGACCGCGAGCGCGACGTGATGCGCCTGGTCGTCGAAGGCATTCCCAACAAGCTGATTGCCGACCAGTTGGACATCAGCGTGCGCACGGTCGAAGTGCACCGCTCGCGGGTGTTCGACAAGATGCAGGTGAAGTCGGCCGTGGAGCTGGCGAATCTGCTGCGGCACGACGGCTGA
- a CDS encoding two-component system sensor histidine kinase NtrB: protein MSFPDSTLAGAETMPARWPWRRWRSAWRRWSLWTVLVALVVSMLITLVWLAGRYEAVQVQDRLERDAANAVADIRTALNRNLQDLQALSSQADDLQEWRARAAEVLQVRREILRIEWRDARLRLQAFAETPYRPMQWEDGQRDDSQSHAQLTCANARRLNGPAYSSSYFQLLSEGLGSEMMEVCLPLSHNGRYEGFILATYSLQSILINQVSKNLSHSQEVSFTEPDGTRLALVGAAWRGTRVFTAQQILDLPGNMLMLRLDHWHRAPSVFPNVLTALVTTMSIALGTVLVILVRDNRRRLRAERDLGEALAFRKAMEDSLITGLRARDLKGRISYVNPAFCEMVGFTSEELLGLNFAPYWPPELSEEYHQRQLKRLAGKAPPSREGYESVFMRKDGTRFPVLIFEAPLISAQGRHTGWMSAFLDISQQRRMEELSRASQERLQATARLATVGEMASLLSHELTQPLMTIASYAAGSLNMLGHEPAGDNAGALRQQLQDLRTAMQRIAHQAERAGRVIKSVRDFVRRRDQSREQVHASELIDAVLPLVRMQARKLGVRVITQLDSDLPPVLCDPTMVEQVLLNLARNGTQAMDGVDTHPRELTLRVRHITTSAHASWLEFSVIDCGSGIDEAVAEQLFTPFFTTREEGMGLGLSLCRTVIEQHGGTLRHSPNLPRGTVFSFTLPAPPLN, encoded by the coding sequence ATGTCCTTCCCCGACAGCACGCTGGCGGGCGCCGAAACCATGCCGGCGCGCTGGCCGTGGCGCCGCTGGCGCAGCGCCTGGCGCCGCTGGTCGCTGTGGACGGTGCTGGTCGCGCTGGTGGTCAGCATGCTGATCACGCTGGTCTGGCTCGCGGGCCGCTACGAGGCGGTGCAGGTGCAGGACCGGCTCGAGCGCGATGCCGCGAACGCCGTGGCCGACATCCGCACGGCGCTCAACCGCAACCTGCAGGACCTGCAGGCGCTGAGCAGCCAGGCCGACGACCTGCAGGAATGGCGCGCGCGCGCCGCCGAGGTGCTGCAGGTGCGGCGCGAGATCCTGCGCATCGAATGGCGCGACGCGCGCCTGCGCCTGCAGGCATTTGCCGAGACGCCCTACCGGCCCATGCAGTGGGAGGACGGCCAGCGCGACGACAGCCAGTCGCATGCCCAGCTGACCTGTGCCAATGCGCGCCGGCTCAACGGCCCGGCGTACTCGTCGAGCTATTTCCAGCTGCTGAGCGAAGGCCTGGGCTCGGAAATGATGGAAGTCTGCCTGCCGCTGTCGCACAACGGCCGCTACGAAGGCTTCATCCTTGCCACCTATTCGCTGCAGAGCATCCTGATCAACCAGGTCAGCAAGAACCTCTCGCACAGCCAGGAGGTCTCGTTCACCGAGCCCGACGGCACGCGGCTGGCGCTGGTCGGCGCGGCCTGGCGCGGCACGCGCGTGTTCACCGCGCAGCAGATCCTCGACCTGCCGGGCAACATGCTGATGCTGCGCCTCGACCACTGGCACCGCGCGCCCAGCGTGTTTCCGAACGTGCTCACGGCGCTGGTCACGACCATGTCGATCGCGCTGGGCACGGTGCTGGTGATCCTGGTGCGCGACAACCGCCGCCGGCTGCGCGCCGAGCGCGACCTGGGCGAGGCGCTGGCGTTCCGCAAGGCCATGGAGGACTCGCTGATCACCGGCCTGCGCGCGCGCGACCTCAAGGGCCGCATCAGCTACGTCAATCCGGCGTTCTGCGAGATGGTCGGGTTCACTTCCGAGGAATTGCTCGGCCTGAACTTCGCGCCCTATTGGCCGCCCGAGCTGTCCGAGGAATACCACCAGCGCCAGCTCAAGCGCCTGGCCGGCAAGGCGCCGCCCTCGCGCGAAGGCTATGAATCGGTGTTCATGCGCAAGGACGGCACGCGCTTTCCGGTGCTGATCTTCGAAGCCCCGCTGATCAGCGCGCAGGGCCGGCACACGGGCTGGATGAGCGCCTTTCTCGACATCAGCCAGCAGCGCCGCATGGAGGAGCTCTCGCGCGCCTCGCAGGAGCGCCTGCAGGCCACGGCGCGGCTGGCCACCGTCGGCGAGATGGCCTCGCTGCTGAGCCACGAGCTGACCCAGCCGCTGATGACCATTGCCAGCTATGCCGCGGGATCGCTCAACATGCTCGGCCACGAGCCGGCCGGCGACAACGCCGGCGCGCTGCGCCAGCAGCTGCAGGACCTGCGCACCGCCATGCAGCGCATCGCCCACCAGGCCGAACGCGCGGGCCGCGTGATCAAGAGCGTGCGCGACTTCGTACGCCGGCGCGACCAGTCGCGCGAGCAGGTGCATGCCAGCGAGCTGATCGACGCGGTGCTGCCGCTGGTGCGCATGCAGGCGCGCAAGCTGGGCGTGCGCGTCATCACCCAGCTCGACAGCGACCTGCCGCCGGTGCTGTGCGATCCGACCATGGTCGAGCAGGTGCTGCTCAACCTGGCGCGCAACGGCACCCAGGCCATGGACGGCGTCGACACCCACCCGCGCGAGCTCACGCTGCGCGTGCGCCACATCACCACCAGCGCGCATGCGAGCTGGCTCGAGTTTTCCGTGATCGACTGCGGCAGCGGCATCGACGAAGCCGTGGCCGAGCAGCTGTTCACGCCGTTCTTCACCACGCGCGAGGAAGGCATGGGCCTGGGCCTGAGCCTGTGCCGCACCGTGATCGAGCAGCACGGAGGGACGTTGCGCCACAGCCCCAATCTGCCGCGTGGTACGGTATTCAGTTTCACGCTGCCCGCACCCCCATTGAATTGA
- a CDS encoding carbon-nitrogen hydrolase family protein — protein MKVAALQMVSTPDVAENLRVAAQLLQQARDAGAELAALPEYFCAMGLRDTDKLGYMEAFGQGPIQDFLARSARELGLWIVGGTLPLVADDPQHVRNSTLVFAPDGACAARYDKIHLFRYDNGRERYDEAHVIAAGQTPVHADITDRSGACWRLGLSICYDLRFPELYRAHAQQGCDLLLVPSAFTHTTGQAHWEVLLRARAIENQAYVLAPAQGGQHPNGRHTWGHSLLVDPWGQVLDVRDQGPGLVLGQLERTRLAQVRAQLPALQHRIL, from the coding sequence ATGAAAGTCGCCGCCCTGCAGATGGTCTCCACGCCCGACGTGGCCGAAAACCTGCGCGTTGCCGCACAGCTGCTGCAGCAGGCACGCGACGCAGGCGCGGAGCTCGCGGCGCTGCCCGAGTACTTCTGCGCCATGGGCCTGCGCGACACCGACAAGCTCGGCTACATGGAAGCGTTCGGCCAGGGGCCGATCCAGGACTTCCTGGCGCGATCGGCGCGCGAACTGGGGCTGTGGATCGTGGGCGGCACGCTGCCGCTGGTGGCCGACGACCCGCAGCACGTGCGCAACAGCACGCTGGTGTTCGCGCCCGATGGCGCCTGCGCCGCGCGCTACGACAAGATCCACCTGTTCCGCTACGACAATGGCCGCGAGCGCTATGACGAAGCCCATGTCATTGCCGCGGGCCAGACGCCGGTGCATGCCGACATCACCGACCGCAGCGGCGCCTGCTGGCGCCTGGGCCTGAGCATCTGCTACGACCTGCGTTTTCCCGAGCTGTACCGCGCCCATGCACAGCAGGGCTGCGACCTGCTGCTGGTGCCCAGCGCGTTCACCCACACCACGGGCCAGGCCCATTGGGAAGTGCTGCTGCGCGCCCGGGCGATTGAAAACCAGGCCTATGTGCTGGCGCCCGCGCAAGGCGGCCAGCACCCCAACGGCCGCCATACCTGGGGCCACAGCCTGCTGGTCGACCCCTGGGGCCAGGTGCTGGACGTGCGCGACCAGGGCCCGGGCCTGGTGCTGGGCCAGCTCGAGCGCACGCGCCTGGCGCAGGTCCGCGCCCAGTTGCCCGCACTGCAACACCGTATCCTGTAA